ATAACCGAGCGACAAGCATAATAAGAATCGATCTAGCTGAGACTCAGGAAGTGGGTAAACACCCGCTTGCTGCAAAGGGTTTTGAGTTGCTATGACAAAAAATGGCTCGGGTAAGGGATAGGTTTGCCCATCTTGTGTTACCTGCCGCTCCTCCATCGCTTCAAGTAAAGCGCTCTGGGTTTTGGGACTTGAGCGATTGATCTCATCAGCGAGCAGCAGCTGAGTAAAGATAGGACCTGCTCGAAACTCAAATTGCAGCTTATTTTGATCGTAGATACTCATGCCCAATATATCAGCAGGCAGCATATCATTGGTGAACTGCACACGGCTAAAGCCTAACCCTAACAGTTGTGCTAGCCCTTGCGCCAAGGTAGTCTTACCCATACCCGGCAAGTCTTGTAGTAATAAATGCCCGCCTGCTAAAATGCCGCTAAGCGCAAGCTTAACTACCTGCGATTTATCCAGTACGATTTGATTTAATTGTGCCATTAACTGAGCGATTTTTTGCTGGTTATCGCTATAGTCAGCAGCACTAGGCACCGTTTGAGTGCGCGTTTCTGGTATCGACTGATGTCTAGATGAGAGAGGCATATTAGTGGCTGCGTTATGGGCGATTATGGGCTTAATTTATAAGGCAAATAAGAGGTACCAGGTAAGCGTTATTTATCATCTTCAACGATCGGGGCAGCTGCGCGAAGGGTAGACAAATAGGCAATCACATCAGCACGCTCTTCAGCATCTGGCATCGGATCTGACAGCATTTTTGAGTCTGGCATGGCTTTTTCAGCATCGGTAATATAAGTATCAAGCGTTTGAGCATCCCAAACCCAACCTGACGCTTTTAGTCCTTCACTATAAGTATAATCTGCAAGTTCAGCTGCCGGCGCGCCATAAATATTCATCAGCTGCGGGCCTTTTTTATTGAGACCAGGGTTTAACTGATGGCACTGACCACAAGCATCTTGATATATGAGTGCACCATTATCGGCATCGCCTTCAGTATAAAGCGGTAGCGTGACAGGAGCGCGATAATCAGGGGGTGTTTTCTCACAAGCACTTAGCAGCAAAGCGGCGGCAAGCATAGCGCCCAGTTGATATTTATTGACCATAGACATGTTGTCATCTTTAATTGAGAGGTATTGATGTGTATGAGTCTACATCAACCATCCTATAATGCAAAGGTTGATAGACATCGATAGCCGTATGTAGACAATAAACGCATAGTACTTATATAGTGTTTATGAATATAAAGTAAGGCTTAACTCTCATTAGAGACTTTGATGGTGTTACTCGGCACTTCTAGATAATTGCCTTGTAGGTAGCGTACGCCTACACTCCATGCAACAGACATGGTCGCAGCATCTTCAATATAAGGCATCAATACATCAACGTTACTCTCATTGGTACGTACGATAATTGATTTGACCGTTTCTAAATTTTCAGCGGCATCAATCCCTTCGACATAATTATGGGCTAAGCGCACCACATCGGGATGAACAAAATTGGCAAGCTCCACAGATTTTATAGATGAGCCAAAATTATTGATGCCAAGCTGGCAGTTTATCTGACTGAGCGCGGTAAATTGAAATTTTGCTACCGTTAAGTAATCTGAGATGTCTTTTTCATTGAACTGAAGTGTCAACGCCCCAGCTTTACCACCGATGGCATTGATGAGCTGGCTTGCAACACTGGGTAGTTTTTTATCGACTAAAGACGCATTGGTCATCTGTACTAGTAACCGCGCCTCTGGATGAGTTTTGCGCACTTCATTGATTCTTTTACAGGCGTTAATCAATACCCAGCGGTCTATTTTTTCTAACAATTGATGAGATTTGGCAACCGCCATAAACTGATCTGGAGTCAGTATAGTATTATTAGCATCTGCTAGTGGCAGCTGCAGGAATACCTCAAAAAAGTCACTACGGTCATTATTAATGTCATATATCGGCTGGAACAATAACTCAAAGCGATTATTCGTAATAGCATCGACCAGAGACTCTGCTAGCGCATGATCGTCACTATTGGCGTGTTCACTTGCATCATATAGATGATAGCGACCGCCATGATTGGAGGTCTCAATCATGATTTGATTAATAGCATCCATGGCGCGCTCAAGTAGTACTCTTGGCTCAGGCGTATTTTTTTCAATTTTAACAATGGCAATACTTGCTGTCGTGCTGGTTGTACGCTTATCCACTTCAATCAGCATATTACTGATACTCATACCAATTTGCTCAGCCAGCTTTTCAAGCGTGGCTGTCGTCTGATTTTCTACCAAAATAGTAAATGCCGTATCACTAAAGCGGCTGACATGACCATCGACTACCAGCTCATCTAAGGTATTAGCGACTTGTTTCACGGTACTATCAATACCTTGCAGACCTAAACTGCTTCTAATTTTTCCGATATTATCGAGTTGCACATACAAAAGCGCGGCCGTCAAAGCGCCCTTTCTTGCCTGCTCATATAATGCCGTTAACTGCTCTTCAAAGCTGTGGCGATTATCAATGCCCGTTAAGCTGTCTTTACGCTCAGCTTCAGCCAAACGTTTAGCGACCTCCATACTATTGCTGTTATTTTGTTGAATAATAATCTGGGTGACTGGCTCACCCTCTAATGTCGCTACTGCCAACTGTAATTTTGCTTCAAACGTACTGCCATCCGTACGTCGACTCTCAAAATTAAACTCAACGTCTTTACGGTTCCCTTTGTCAAACTGACGCAAAAACTGTTTAACGGCTTTAACATTGTCACCGCCTGCAATCAAATCAATCACAGGTATACCGATGATATCGTTCATCGCCTCAAAACCAAATAACTGCAGATACGGATCATTAGCAAAGATATGAATACCTTGATCAATGTATGCGACTGCGCTTTTCGAGTTTTTAATCAGTACATTTGCGCGCTGTTCTGCCTCAGAGAGCACAGATTGCAATGTCTTGAGCTGTTGGCGACTGTGCAAGTTTTCTTGCAACAAGCAAATAGCCATGATGACTGCCATTTCTTGCTCTGCATAGAGTGCCTTAACCATCGTACCATTCACGATAGACGGCAAGCCTTCCTCATTATGAGCATTGCCTGCAGTATCTTTATTTATCAAACAAACCAATGGTAAGTCAATATTTTGCTCTTGAATGATAGCAACCACGTCGGTAAACTTCATATCATACGCTTGACCAAAAACCAACACATCCCATGATTGACGTAATGATTTTAGCAACTCATCTTTATCATCCAAAAAACCTAAATTCACGCTGTCATAGTACGAACCTAGCAAGTGTACAAGGCGCTCAGCATAAAGCTGGTCAGCATCGATAACCAATAATTTCAAGAGGGACTGAGTACGCATAGAAAGCCTTTTTAATCTTATAAAATAATATGAGTCGCCGCTGCGCTGTAGTCAAATATAGTTGAAATACTTTAAAGTCGCTACCGTATTGCTGGTGTAAATTTTTTGCAGCCTCTGTCTGCGTAGGCACAGCAAGCAAGAAAAATTTGCACCAGTAGTACGTGTTGTGTTGTATTGTATCGATATTACTTTTCACCGACTATATATGAAAAATAGCAGGATATAAGAAACAACATCGTTGTTATTGTTGTCAAAATAAACAGCCTATTATAGTGCAAACTTTATTTATCATTATAAACATTAATCGGTACTTTAAAAGGTTTGTTTGGCAACTCCCTTACTAGCTTAGGCACTAGGTAGCCAGGTAACTTAGCCAATAAGGACCAATAAAGCTCGATTGCTGAGCGCTCATCACGATCAAAATGAGCGGCGCCCGCCACTTTATCCAGCACATGTAGATAATAAGGCAATACGCCTGCGGCAAATAAACGCTGACTTAATGCCATTTGCGCACTAACGCTGTCGTTGATACCTTTTAAAAGTACCGCTTGATTTAATAAAGTAATTCCTGCAGCACGCGCGCGGCGCAAATACTCTGCTGTCAACGTATCAATCTCATTTGCATGATTACCATGAATGACCATTACGATTTGACAACAACTTTGAGCCAAACGCTCTAATAGCGCATCATCAAGCCTTGCTGGAATCACTAACGGCAGACGAGTATGTATGCGGATGGTTGTCAATTGCTCAATCGCCTCCAAGGTATCTAGCCAAGCAAATAAGCGTCTATTGGTCACATTTAATGGATCACCGCCGCTTAAGATAATCTCATTAATCTCAGGATGGGCGCTGATATAATCGATAATATCCTGTTTTGCGCTGGCAGTTGGCATATTGGCACTATAGTCAAAATGTTGACGAAAGCAATAACGACAATGAATCGCGCAAGCACCGGTAAGGGTTAATAGTAATCTTGATTGATATTTATGCAGCACGCCTTTGACGGGGTTATGAGCGTTTTCGGCTAATGGGTCGGCCACATAACCCGCCACTGTAATTCGCTCTTTTTGATGGGGTAATACCTGTCTTAATAAAGGGTCATCACGATCGCCAACGGTCATTTTTGCCACAAAAGCGCGCGGTACTCGCAGCTCAAAATGCTCAGGCACGTAGACCTCTGAGCGCAGTGACTGTAGCTGTAATATCTCAAGCAGCTCATCAATAGAGGTAATGGCTTCGGATAATTGTGTTTGCCAGTTTTTTTGTGTGATTAAATGGTTTATCATGACAAGCTACTACCTGTGCCTAAAAGGCGATATTATACGCTGTTAGGGTGTCGCCTATCAAAGCATACATCCTATCCTTTATATACTAAAATGGCTAATGCTTTTTAGCACAGTAGATCTGGCACTCATTTTTCCCTGATAACATTTATCACCTTTTTTATAAACCCTTTTTTCTTAATCCTTAGGAGTCTTCCGTGGCAAGTTTTTCTACCAATGAATTTAAAGCTGGTCTCAAAGTTATGCTCGATGGCAACCCTTGTGCCATTCTTGAAAACGAGTTTGTCAAACCAGGTAAAGGACAGGCCTTTAACCGTGTTAAATTGCGCAATCTTCGTAGTGGTAAAGTATTGGAGCAAACTTTTAAGTCAGGCGATAGCTTAGAAGCTGCTGATGTCATGGACACTGAAATGAACTATCTCTATAACGATGGTGAGTTTTGGCATTTTATGCATCCTGAGAGTTTTGAGCAGATTCAAGCGGACAAAACAGCGATGAGCGATTCAACAAAGTGGCTAAAAGAAAACAGCAATGCACTATGTACCATCACTTTATTCAACGGTGCTCCTCTTTCAGTAACACCGCCAAACTTCGTTGAATTGCAAATCACCGAAACCGATCCGGGCGTACGTGGTGATACTTCAGGTGGCGGCGGAAAGCCTGCAACGTTAGAAACCGGTGCCGTGGTTCGTGTACCATTATTTGTACAGCAAGGTGAAGTGGTACGTGTGGATACGCGTACTGGTGACTACCAAACGCGCGTTAACTAATCGCTTTTATCTATCTGTAATAACAAAAAAGCTTAACCGCTCTATGAAATTACCCCCATAAGTTGTGTCCAACTTATGGGGGTAATTTCATTAAGTATCTAATATAAATACCGAATATAAGTACCTAATATTTTTTGAGCTTATTGATACGCTCAACTTCATCTATTGCGATAGGGTAACCAAGTTCTGGTAAGTTGGATGTAAACAAGATGAACTCCATAAATTCATATCAGAGGCTTGGTTTAACAGCCGCCTGCTTGAGCAATAATTGTAATGCCTCACTCACCATCAGCATGGCAACCACTGATGTGACGACTACCGCCGAACCATAACCACCACAGTGTAAACCACCTACTTGACAGCTTTTGTCTACACGCGGTGGTTCTGTCGAATAGACACACTTGATACCAAATTTCTCTTTTAAGGCACTATTGATGCCTTTTTCATGACGCAGTTTGTTACGTAATTTGGCCAATAACGGATCTTGATAGGTGTCACGTAAATCGCCGATTCTAATCTGACTGGGATCTATTTTACCACCTGCTCCGCCAGCGCAGACCAATTTTAGTTTGTTAAAGCGGCAATGCAAGGCAATAGCAAGCTTGGCATCCATATCATCGACACAATCTAAAATCACAATAGGAGTGGTTTGAGCCGCCATTTTTGCTTCTTCACGACTGGGTAGCAAGGTCGCTACGTTTTCAGTGGTCAAAAAGTCATCAATCAAATGCAGAGTTACTTTTGGATTTATCTCACGGATACGTGCTGCCATCGCCTCAATTTTACTTTGCCCAAAGGTGCTATCTAAAGCGGGCAACTGCCGATTGACATTGGATGCCACTAATATATCCAAATCAATTAACGTGATATTACCGACTGCTGTGCGTGCTAAAGCTTCTGCTGCCCAAGAGCCCACACCGCCGATACCAATGACGTAGACATGTGCAGTAGCAAATGTATCTACTGCAGAAGTACCATACAGTGTCTGAGTCCCTTTAAAACGGCGCTCATACTGCTCGGCATCCCTATCGGATGTTGTCAATACTTCAGGTACCGATATCTGCTCTTCAACAGGCTCTGGCTGGGTGATGCTTGACTGCCCCTGTGTATCTTCATTCATAATGATTTAGAAACTCTTTTAAAAATTTTATTGTTAAACGGTTTGTTTATTAATCAATGTTCGCTAAAAACTTCAAAGTGGATAGGACCACTTAGTTTGCAAAGCACTGCAACTATTAAGCCACAATTTCTGAGCGAGAATAGCGGTGGGAACATTTAGCAACTCACTTAAGCTATATAACACATAAAGCAAATTAGCAGGAACATTTCTACTATGCATAGACGTATCACCCCCTTCATGCTCTTTATTTTGTCCAAGCGCCGACGCGCTACTGTATGTCGCAGTATCTAAATGACTATCTACCGTCTGGCACAGGATAGGCATCATATCTGGACAATCTGTCTCAATAACCAAGCAGTCGATACCATAGCTATCGACTGCCGCTTGGATAGCAAGGCGCAGCTTTTTCGCATTCGGATTGGTTATTTGACCTGTCACGCCAAGCTTAAACCCTAATTTCGCAAATGCCTTTGCTTCTTGTACACCGCCACTAAAACTATGGGCAATGCCACCCAGTTCATGAGCATCATAATCATGCGCTTTTAATAAAGCTAACGCTTCGGCATGGGCTTTACGAATATGTAGCATAACAGGTAGTTGATGCGCCACTGCCATATCTAACTGCGCACTAAAAAACCGCTGCTGTTTAGCAAACATCTCAGGCTGCTTCATGGCATCGGTAAAAGTATCTAAACCAATCTCACCAATGGCCAATGGACGCTGTTTGTCTAGCATCTGCGCCATTTCTTCTAAATGGGCTTCTGTATGCTGCTCAATATAAAAAGGATGCAAGCCTAGCGCAATATGTACTTTAGGAAAAAACTTCTCTTGTTTTAGATAGTTTTTTGTATCCAACTGACAAGGCTTTTTTAGCTGCTTCTGATTCTCGTAAAGCCGCGCAAAATGTCGGTATAAATAGCCAACCAAGACTAAATGACGCACTCCTTTATCATACGCAAATTGCGCCTGCTCATCTCTATCCTCATCAAATACCGGAGCATCAAAATGAGTATGAGTATCAATCAAAGGAAAAATATCCGTTCTTACGACATGGATACCTGATGCGCCAGTCGCCGTCATCAATAAACTCCAAAATTCATCATTGGTATGATAAGTATGCTTTTTCAAATGATATAGTTGAAATACTTTAAAGTCGCTACAGTATTGCTGGTGTAAATTTTTTGCAGCCTCTGTCTGCGTAGGCACAGCAAGCAAGAAAAATTTGCACCAGTAGTACGTGTTGTATCGATATTACTTTTCACCAACTATAATACATTCTTTGCACAAGAAAGGCTGCAAGACATCCCTCCTAACAGCGCTGTATCGGTTTCAGAGTGATTCGAATATATTGATGACTCTTTATACTTTCATTATCTGTATGTACTAAAAAGCCTTGCGTTAGCAAGACTCTAAGGTTATTTCTTTACAGATAACGCTAAGGTATATCCTAGAAAGGAATGTCATCGTCTACAGGACCATCTAGCATGGCAGTCGGTTTCGACTGTGCCGGTGCTTGAGTTGGCTGATCGAACGGTTTTTGCTGCGCAGGCGCTTTTTGATTATTAAAGATGTTTTGATGGCCACCTTGAGCTGCACCGCCACCTTGGTTATAACCACCTTGATGAGCTGGCTGATTGCCTCCTTGCTGACCATAGTCGTTCTGGCCACCTTGGTTACTAAATCCGCCACCCTGATTGCCATAGCCACCTTGTTGGTTATTGCTAGCAAAGCCACTGCCATCGCCACTACCACCTGTCGCACCATCTAGCATCTGCATTTGTTCAGCACGAATTTCAGTAATATAACGGTCTTGTCCATTGGGATCTTGATATTTACGGGTGCGCAAGCTGCCTTCAATATAGACTTTACTGCCTTTACGAAGATACTGCGCGGCGATTTCACCCAAGCGATTGAACAATGAAATACGATGCCATTCTGTTGCTTCTCTTTTTTCACCGCTTTGCTTGTCTGTCCACTGCTCTGATGTCGCAACCGAGATATTGGTCACGCTACCGCCGTTATTGAATTGACGTGCCTCAGGGTCTGCACCGAGGTTACCGATGATGATAACTTTATTAACACCGCGCATGATATCGTCCTTTTATTTATGAATAATTTTATTACAATCTTTAAATCGAATCTTTAATATAAAGCATTAATCTTAGCAGTAATATACTTTTACTTTAACCATTTTTCTGTTAAATATCTAGAGGGCTTTGCGCCAAATGCGACAGCTCCTGTCGCGAAGTATCTGTAAGCTGTGTCTTGTCCAATTTTAAATAAGCCACTTGTTCTTTTGCCATGACGACAAGCTCATCAACACCATCTACTGCCAGCATTTGCCGTGACCAGTCCTGAATATCGATATTCTTAGGTATCGTCACAGTCGTGCTCGATAAATATGGTGGATCGGCAATAGGAATAATCAGCAATAAAGAGGCCGCCATTATAATTGCCAAGATGCCCCATGCCAACAAATTAGGCTGACTTAATAATAGTCCGCCCATCGCACCACCAACAAAAGCACCAAAGAACTGACTGGATGAATTCAGCCCCATCGCAGTGGCTTTATTGGCGACTGGCGCGCGCTTAGATATCCATGAAGGAATGGTTGCTTCAAGTAAATTAAAGCCCATAAAGTAGAGCAACAAGCCTAATATAATACCGACGCCAACCTGACCACCGAGCGCCAATAACGCTAAGGCAACCGTCATCAGTGCAATCGCGCCCAAAAATACTTGGCGCATTTTACGTTTCTTTTCGGCGATAATAATAAAAGGTATCGCGACAGCAAAACCGATGAACAGTAAAGGCAAATAAACCAACCCTTGCTGACGTACCGACAATCCTAGTACTTCATTGAGCTGATGCGGCAAAATAACAAATATCGCCGTCATGGTTAAATGCAGGGCAAAAATACCAATATGCAATCGGTTTAAATCACCGATTTTTAAGACTGTCGCTAACTGTTGACCAATCGATTTATTGTCTAAGTTATGCTTAAGTACCCGTAGTGGTGTCGGCACGAACAGTAGTAATAACATCGCCAAAACAGCAAAGCCTGCGGTCAACCAAAACAGCCCAGAAATACCAAGTGAGCCGACTAATAAGGGACCAAAGGCAAACGCGAGCATGATGGAGGTCGCAATGGTCAAACCCATCGTCGCCATCGCTTTGGTGCGCATCTCTTCACGAGTCACATCCGCTAGTAGCGCCATCAAGACCGCAGAGACCGCACCACTACCTGCCAGCGCACGACCAATAATGACCTCGTAAATATCCGTCGCATTGGCGGCGATAATACCACCAAGCGCAAATAATATCAGACCTAAAAATATAATCGGTTTACGTGGAAACTTATCAGCGGCAAGGCTCATCGGGATCTGAAATATCGCCTGCCCTAGCCCATAAATACCGACTGCCAAACCGATCAGAAACGGCGTCGCATGTGCATAATTATCACCATACACAGAAAATACTGGCACAATCATAAACAAACCAATCATCCGCAAGGCAAAAATACCACCGACCCCGAGGATTGCCCGTTTTTCTACGCTATTCATACTTGCCTCACTGGTTCATCATTGCTGGTTTATCACTGCTGCAGCTCTGCTTGTATTATTACGACTGTATCAAGGCTTTAGCCTACAAATTAAGCTCACTAGTATAAGACATTCGCCGTTTGCTTGCCGAGACTTTTGCCTTCCTACTCCAGCATCATAGCGGACACTGACTTAAGCCATTAATTTTACGCGATAATTTTGTTACCAAGTGCATCTCATAGGTCATTACACCTTGAATAATGTGGCTATCATGACAATAAAGTAAGACGTTGAGAACATGGTTATCTGAGTTATCTGAACATGGTTATCTAAAAAAATTTTATGATAAATCTTTTTGTAAAACGACGTTGTTCGGCTAAATTTATAACAAACCACTCATATTAGTTAACCTTTATTTAGATTACCTTTATCCATTTCAACTATTAAAGGCATGATCTAAGATAGACAACCATTACTATGGCTTTGTGAAAAATGCACATTTTTTATAAAGCCATAGTAATTTGAATATAGTAAGCCCAGTATAAAAACGATACAGCGGGACTGGAATGAATTTTTTGCAGCCTCTGTCTGCGCAGGCACAGCACGCCAGAAAAATTTATACCAGTGCCGCGTCAAAACATGATGTATCTACTTTATTTGGAATCGACTATAGCATTTTTAAAATTATCCACGCTTTCGATGAATCATTTGACTCATATTGATTGACCCTTTTAAATTTTACATACCTTTTAAAATACCATTTAGCAAATAGGAAACCCTCAACCGATGGCACACGAGTATATTAAGGTTCGCGGCGCACGCACTCATAATCTAAAAAATATCGATTTAGACATTCCACGAGATAAATTCGTGGTCATTACTGGTTTATCAGGTTCTGGTAAATCGTCATTGGCATTCGATACCCTTTATGCTGAAGGCCAACGTCGTTATGTCGAGAGCTTATCGGCGTATGCGCGTCAGTTCCTCTCGCAGATGGAGAAGCCGGACGTCGATAGTATCGAGGGCTTATCACCAGCGATTGCTATCGAGCAAAAATCGACCAACCATAACCCACGCTCAACGGTCGGTACGATTACCGAGATTTATGACTACTTGCGCCTGCTCTATGCGCGTATCGGCACGCCTTATTGCCCAGAGCATGGCGAGCCAATGGTCGCACAGTCGGTGACTGAAATGGTCGATCAAGTCATGGCGTTGCCCGATGATACGAAGATTATGATTCTTGCGCCCGTGATTCGTGAACGTAAAGGCGAGCATACCGTCTTACTTGAGCAGTTGATTGGTCAAGGCTTTGTACGCGTGCGCGTCGATGGTGATGTCTACGATACCGACGAGCTACCGACACTCGATAAGAAGAAAAAACATACCATTGAAGTCGTGGTTGATCGCTTTAAAGTCCGTGATGACTTGGGTAATCGTGTCGCTGAAAGCTTGGAGACAGCACTGCGCTTGGGTCAAGGGCTGGTCACGCTACATTTTATGGATGGCAACCCAAAAGAAGGCGGTGATGAAAACCAAGTGATGTCAGCCAAGCACTCTTGTCCTGTTTGTGATCGCGCAGTGTCTGAGCTTGAGCCGCGCATGTTCAGTTTTAACAACCCGTACGGTGCTTGCCCAAGTTGTGATGGTCTCGGTAAACGTCAGTATTTTTCTGCTGAAAAGCTGATCACCCATCATGAAAAATCGCTCAATCAAGGTGCGATTAATGGTTGGGATAAGCGTCATGCCTATTACTTTGGTCTGCTCTCTACCGTCTGCAATCATTTTAAAATCGATATGGATGCACCGTGGCAAGAGCTGCCAAAAGCGCAGCAAGATATCATCATGCAGGGTTCTGGTAAAGAAAAGCTCACCTTTAACTTTACTGATGAGCGCGGTCGAAAAACCAATACAACCGTACCATTTGAAGGTGTACTGCCTTATTTAGAGCGCCGTTATGCCAAAACCCAAAGCAACCTAGTCCGTGACGAGTTAGCTAAATACTTGGCTGATACTACTTGTAACGTCTGCGATGGTGCACGTTTGAATGAGATCTCACGCAATGTCCGCGTTGACGATCAAACGATTGCTGAAATTGTCAAACTATCTATCGGTGATGCCGCTGAATATTATAAAACAATAAAAATTGGTGGTCATAAAGGCGAAGTTGCAGAAAAAATCTTTAAAGAGATTAATGAGCGTCTAAACTTCCTCGTCAGTGTCGGACTTGATTACCTGTCGCTTGCGCGCTCTGCTGAAACGCTATCAGGCGGTGAAGCGCAACGTATTCGTCTTGCCAGCCAAATTGGTGCAGGTCTGATGGGTGTGATGTATGTACTCGATGAGCCATCCATCGGTCTACATCAGCGCGATAATGATCGCTTGCTAAAAACCTTAACGCGCTTGCGTGATTTGGGTAATACCGTACTGGTCGTTGAGCACGATGAAGATGCCATTCGCCAAGCGGATCATGTCATCGATATCGGTGTCGGCGCCGGCATACATGGCGGTCACATTATTGCCCAAGGCACAGTCGATGACATCATGGCGAATAAAGAATCGCTGACTGGACAATATATGTCTGGTAAGAGGAAAATCGAGATTCCAGCCATTCGTCATAAAGCCAAAACTATCGATATGGAAGTCAAAGGTAAAGCTAAGCCCAAACAAGTTCCGATGACTATTGAGCTCAAAGGCGCATCAGGCAACAACTTACACGACGTTGACTTGACCTTGCCAATAGGCATAATGACTTGTATTACTGGGGTATCGGGTTCAGGTAAATCAACCTTGATTAACCGTACCTTAATGCCATTGGCAGCGACGCAGTTAAATAATGCCTCAACGCTCATCGCGGATAAGCATGACAGCATCAGCGGTCTTGAGCATTTGGACAAAATGGTCGATATCGATCAAAGCCCCATTGGTCGTACGCCGCGCTCAAATCCAGCGACGTATACTGGCGTGTTTACGCCTGTTCGTGAAATGTTTGCACAAACGCAAGAAGCGCGTGCTCGTGGTTATAAAGCTGGTCGCTTTAGCTTCAACGTCAAAGGCGGACGCTGCGAGATGTGT
This window of the Psychrobacter arcticus 273-4 genome carries:
- the ssb gene encoding single-stranded DNA-binding protein, which encodes MRGVNKVIIIGNLGADPEARQFNNGGSVTNISVATSEQWTDKQSGEKREATEWHRISLFNRLGEIAAQYLRKGSKVYIEGSLRTRKYQDPNGQDRYITEIRAEQMQMLDGATGGSGDGSGFASNNQQGGYGNQGGGFSNQGGQNDYGQQGGNQPAHQGGYNQGGGAAQGGHQNIFNNQKAPAQQKPFDQPTQAPAQSKPTAMLDGPVDDDIPF
- the uvrA gene encoding excinuclease ABC subunit UvrA, which encodes MAHEYIKVRGARTHNLKNIDLDIPRDKFVVITGLSGSGKSSLAFDTLYAEGQRRYVESLSAYARQFLSQMEKPDVDSIEGLSPAIAIEQKSTNHNPRSTVGTITEIYDYLRLLYARIGTPYCPEHGEPMVAQSVTEMVDQVMALPDDTKIMILAPVIRERKGEHTVLLEQLIGQGFVRVRVDGDVYDTDELPTLDKKKKHTIEVVVDRFKVRDDLGNRVAESLETALRLGQGLVTLHFMDGNPKEGGDENQVMSAKHSCPVCDRAVSELEPRMFSFNNPYGACPSCDGLGKRQYFSAEKLITHHEKSLNQGAINGWDKRHAYYFGLLSTVCNHFKIDMDAPWQELPKAQQDIIMQGSGKEKLTFNFTDERGRKTNTTVPFEGVLPYLERRYAKTQSNLVRDELAKYLADTTCNVCDGARLNEISRNVRVDDQTIAEIVKLSIGDAAEYYKTIKIGGHKGEVAEKIFKEINERLNFLVSVGLDYLSLARSAETLSGGEAQRIRLASQIGAGLMGVMYVLDEPSIGLHQRDNDRLLKTLTRLRDLGNTVLVVEHDEDAIRQADHVIDIGVGAGIHGGHIIAQGTVDDIMANKESLTGQYMSGKRKIEIPAIRHKAKTIDMEVKGKAKPKQVPMTIELKGASGNNLHDVDLTLPIGIMTCITGVSGSGKSTLINRTLMPLAATQLNNASTLIADKHDSISGLEHLDKMVDIDQSPIGRTPRSNPATYTGVFTPVREMFAQTQEARARGYKAGRFSFNVKGGRCEMCQGDGLIKVEMHFLPDMYVPCDTCEGKRYNRETLEIHYKGKNIADVLDMTVEDATEFFSAIPAIYRRLQALMDVGLSYIRLGQSAPTLSGGEAQRVKLARELAKRDTGQTLYILDEPTTGLHFHDIDKLLHILHALRDKGNTIVVIEHNLDVIKTADWVIDLGPEGGKGGGLIIAEGTPEEVAEVKGSYTGEFLKPMLKQAMKEVS
- a CDS encoding MFS transporter, giving the protein MNSVEKRAILGVGGIFALRMIGLFMIVPVFSVYGDNYAHATPFLIGLAVGIYGLGQAIFQIPMSLAADKFPRKPIIFLGLILFALGGIIAANATDIYEVIIGRALAGSGAVSAVLMALLADVTREEMRTKAMATMGLTIATSIMLAFAFGPLLVGSLGISGLFWLTAGFAVLAMLLLLFVPTPLRVLKHNLDNKSIGQQLATVLKIGDLNRLHIGIFALHLTMTAIFVILPHQLNEVLGLSVRQQGLVYLPLLFIGFAVAIPFIIIAEKKRKMRQVFLGAIALMTVALALLALGGQVGVGIILGLLLYFMGFNLLEATIPSWISKRAPVANKATAMGLNSSSQFFGAFVGGAMGGLLLSQPNLLAWGILAIIMAASLLLIIPIADPPYLSSTTVTIPKNIDIQDWSRQMLAVDGVDELVVMAKEQVAYLKLDKTQLTDTSRQELSHLAQSPLDI